The Bacteroidota bacterium genome window below encodes:
- a CDS encoding T9SS type A sorting domain-containing protein: protein MLNINPADNIFRVSYLSKGGTRDTVKYASSTDVSIGFTRFAGPINYTANASSDVAPDVMGAKVSSSSIGGIVYAAFGNAGTYYHGENFPLIGISNNNGTPEGFNLSQNYPNPFNPTTNIKFNIPVSGFTSLKVYDIIGNEVATLVNQNVQKGEYSVQFNTSELNLSSGVYFYRLTTGNFTDVKKMSLIK, encoded by the coding sequence ATGCTTAATATAAATCCGGCTGATAATATTTTCAGAGTTTCTTATCTAAGTAAAGGCGGCACAAGAGATACCGTTAAATACGCTTCATCCACTGATGTTTCAATAGGCTTTACAAGATTTGCAGGTCCGATTAATTACACTGCTAATGCTTCAAGTGATGTCGCTCCTGATGTAATGGGTGCAAAAGTATCTTCTTCATCTATTGGCGGCATAGTTTACGCAGCTTTTGGCAATGCAGGAACATATTATCATGGAGAGAATTTTCCACTAATAGGTATTTCAAACAATAACGGAACTCCTGAAGGATTTAATCTTTCGCAAAATTATCCTAATCCGTTCAACCCGACTACAAATATTAAGTTTAATATTCCTGTAAGCGGATTCACATCATTGAAAGTATATGATATAATCGGGAATGAAGTTGCAACACTTGTTAATCAAAATGTTCAGAAGGGAGAGTACTCAGTACAATTTAATACATCCGAATTAAATCTTTCAAGCGGAGTTTATTTCTATAGACTTACCACAGGAAACTTTACTGATGTAAAGAAGATGTCCCTGATTAAATAA
- a CDS encoding AAA family ATPase, whose protein sequence is MAKEKKINPTELRLQEVDKEISELTEQRNSLIAHWNLEKNLIKTIRSSKEEIENLKAEADKQEREGNLAKVAEIRYGKLLDLNKVIEKNTAELAELQKTNKMLKEEVDAEDIAEIVSKWTGIPVTRMLESERQKLLTMEQNLEQRVIGQDEAVVAVSNAIRRSRAGLQDENRPIGSFIFLGTTGVGKTELARALAEFLFDDEKAMVRIDMSEYMEKFSVSRLIGAPPGYVGYEEGGQLTEAVRRRPYCVLLLDEIEKAHPDVFNILLQVLDEGRLTDSQGRTVNFKNTIIIMTSNLGAHLIQERLQTINDENKDVIMGELRVSMLELLRQTIRPEFLNRIDEIILFKPLTEGDIRKIVNLQLKQLEEKLARNQMTLKIDADVMDWLGKLGFDITFGARPLKRTIQKHITNVLSEKILNADFLPGDIVEVILDNRGLIEFRKGKPDKA, encoded by the coding sequence ATGGCTAAAGAAAAGAAAATAAATCCCACAGAACTCAGGCTCCAGGAGGTGGATAAAGAAATTTCCGAACTTACAGAACAGAGAAATTCGTTAATTGCTCACTGGAATCTTGAGAAAAACTTAATAAAAACAATCCGCTCTTCAAAAGAAGAAATTGAAAACTTAAAAGCAGAAGCGGATAAGCAGGAACGCGAGGGCAACCTTGCAAAAGTAGCTGAGATACGTTACGGCAAACTGCTTGACCTCAATAAAGTTATAGAAAAAAATACTGCTGAACTTGCCGAGCTTCAGAAGACAAACAAAATGCTGAAGGAAGAAGTTGATGCAGAAGATATTGCAGAGATAGTTTCAAAGTGGACGGGCATTCCTGTTACACGAATGCTTGAAAGTGAAAGACAGAAGCTGCTTACAATGGAGCAGAATCTTGAGCAGCGAGTTATTGGACAGGATGAGGCAGTGGTTGCAGTTTCAAATGCCATCCGACGCTCACGTGCAGGCTTACAGGATGAGAACAGACCAATCGGTTCATTTATATTTCTTGGTACTACAGGCGTAGGTAAGACTGAACTTGCAAGAGCGCTTGCCGAGTTTTTATTCGATGATGAAAAGGCAATGGTGCGGATTGATATGAGCGAGTACATGGAAAAATTTTCAGTCTCGCGATTAATCGGCGCGCCTCCCGGATACGTAGGTTATGAAGAAGGCGGACAGCTTACAGAAGCAGTGAGAAGAAGACCTTACTGCGTTTTACTTCTCGATGAAATTGAGAAAGCGCACCCCGATGTATTTAATATTTTATTGCAGGTGCTTGATGAAGGTAGATTGACTGACTCACAGGGCAGAACTGTTAACTTCAAGAATACAATTATTATAATGACTTCGAATCTTGGAGCACATTTGATACAGGAAAGATTGCAGACTATTAATGATGAAAACAAAGATGTAATAATGGGAGAGCTGCGTGTAAGCATGCTTGAGTTATTAAGGCAGACAATCCGCCCCGAGTTTTTAAACCGCATTGATGAAATAATTTTGTTCAAGCCTCTTACTGAAGGTGATATAAGAAAAATTGTAAATCTGCAATTAAAGCAGCTTGAAGAAAAACTTGCAAGAAATCAGATGACACTGAAAATTGATGCAGATGTGATGGACTGGCTGGGTAAGTTAGGCTTTGATATTACTTTCGGCGCAAGACCATTGAAACGAACAATTCAAAAACATATTACAAACGTTCTCTCTGAAAAAATACTGAATGCAGATTTTCTCCCGGGAGACATTGTTGAAGTAATTTTAGATAACAGGGGCTTAATTGAGTTCAGGAAAGGAAAACCGGATAAAGCTTAA
- the def gene encoding peptide deformylase: MPNQLPITILGMEILRKKSKPVKKIDADFLELVEDMFYTMRKSNGQGIAAPQVNSDLAVCIVDVSHHKQYKDLKPFILINPVIEKESGEDVTMEEGCLSIPGFGVDVTRKEKIVLKYDDFALKSVTLETDDMLARVIQHEVDHLNGKLITDFLTPEEKKERKAELNRIKKGDFEMNYPVILKK; the protein is encoded by the coding sequence ATGCCGAATCAGCTTCCAATTACTATATTAGGAATGGAAATATTAAGAAAGAAATCCAAGCCTGTAAAAAAAATCGATGCAGATTTTTTAGAATTAGTTGAAGATATGTTTTATACAATGAGAAAATCAAACGGGCAGGGTATTGCTGCGCCGCAGGTGAATTCTGATCTGGCAGTTTGCATTGTAGATGTCTCCCACCACAAGCAGTATAAAGATTTAAAGCCGTTTATATTAATTAATCCTGTAATTGAAAAAGAATCCGGCGAAGATGTAACAATGGAAGAAGGATGCCTCAGCATCCCGGGCTTCGGAGTAGATGTTACACGCAAAGAGAAAATTGTTCTTAAGTATGATGACTTTGCGTTAAAGTCTGTTACATTAGAAACAGATGATATGCTTGCACGGGTGATTCAGCATGAAGTTGACCATCTTAACGGAAAACTTATTACGGACTTCCTTACTCCCGAAGAAAAAAAAGAAAGAAAAGCAGAACTAAACAGAATTAAAAAAGGAGATTTTGAAATGAACTATCCTGTAATACTAAAAAAATAA
- the fusA gene encoding elongation factor G, which yields MPTFTSDQIRNISIIGHGTTGKTIFAESMLYVGGTTNRFGKIEEGNTVSDYHKDEVEKQISINSSVLNTTWKNSKGEARKINIIDTPGYIDFLGEVKSSLRVTDTSVLLIDSFKGREVGTELSFHYTKDYENNIIFVINKLDQDNSDFDKCIEQLRESFGSEVAVVQFPLNPGPAFDAVVDVAKMKVLRFKSDGKGDFTEEDIPDALKDKANEYHKQFVEVIAAEEDSLMEKFFENDENLPEEDINYGLHKGMKERKIFPVFCASGKNSVGVKPVMDFICEYAESPLEKPAERGHSPNKDDVIEVAPNPNGEPCLFIFKTVSEKNIGELSFFRVYSGSIKPGMDLINEANGKTERISQLYYMNGKDRKEVTELKCGDIAAVVKLKDTHTNNTLSSKNFPVVLPYIIYPEHNMTLAIFPKKKGEEDKIAAALHTLHEEDPTFIVAHHPETHQTLISGQGEMHLNVIISRIKSKFGLDVEVEEPKIPYRETIRSVVKDSEFKYKKQSGGHGQYGHVHIRLEPNERGGGFEFINEIVGGVIPGKFIPAVEKGIQEVLVDGVIAGYPVVDVKVALHFGSYHDVDSSDMSFKIAGAQAFRKGFKDAKPVLLEPIYDVEIVFPEEFMGAVSGDISSRRGRIGGMEAEGHMQLLKCQMPLSEMGGYSSKLRSLTQGRGTYRRKFSHYEDVPKEVEVKIVAEYDKLKAEGNG from the coding sequence ATGCCAACTTTTACATCAGATCAAATCAGGAATATTTCGATAATCGGGCACGGAACGACTGGTAAAACAATTTTTGCAGAATCTATGCTTTACGTTGGGGGCACAACGAACAGGTTCGGAAAAATTGAAGAAGGTAACACAGTAAGTGATTATCACAAAGATGAAGTAGAAAAACAAATTTCAATTAACTCCTCAGTTTTAAATACAACGTGGAAAAATTCAAAAGGCGAAGCGAGAAAAATTAACATCATTGATACTCCCGGATATATTGATTTCTTAGGCGAAGTAAAATCTTCGCTTCGTGTAACTGATACATCAGTTCTTTTAATTGATTCATTTAAAGGAAGGGAAGTAGGAACAGAACTCAGCTTCCATTACACAAAAGATTACGAGAACAATATAATTTTTGTAATTAATAAACTTGACCAGGATAATTCAGATTTTGATAAATGTATAGAGCAGCTCCGCGAGAGTTTCGGAAGTGAAGTTGCAGTTGTGCAGTTCCCTTTAAATCCGGGACCTGCATTCGATGCAGTTGTTGACGTGGCAAAAATGAAAGTGCTTCGTTTTAAATCAGACGGCAAAGGTGATTTCACAGAAGAAGATATTCCGGATGCATTGAAAGATAAAGCAAATGAGTATCATAAACAGTTTGTGGAAGTTATCGCTGCTGAAGAAGACTCATTGATGGAAAAGTTTTTCGAGAACGATGAAAATCTTCCTGAAGAAGATATCAATTACGGACTTCATAAAGGAATGAAAGAAAGAAAAATTTTCCCTGTGTTCTGCGCATCGGGAAAAAATAGTGTAGGGGTGAAACCCGTAATGGATTTCATCTGCGAGTATGCAGAATCTCCATTGGAAAAACCTGCCGAACGCGGTCACAGCCCGAATAAAGACGACGTTATTGAAGTTGCTCCAAATCCTAACGGCGAACCCTGCTTATTTATTTTTAAAACAGTTTCAGAAAAAAATATCGGTGAGCTTTCATTCTTCAGAGTTTACTCGGGAAGCATAAAGCCGGGTATGGATTTAATTAACGAAGCTAACGGAAAGACTGAACGTATTTCCCAGCTTTATTATATGAACGGTAAGGACAGAAAAGAAGTAACGGAGCTGAAGTGCGGAGATATTGCCGCCGTTGTAAAATTAAAAGACACACATACAAATAATACATTAAGCTCAAAGAATTTCCCTGTTGTGCTGCCGTATATAATTTATCCTGAGCATAACATGACGCTTGCAATCTTCCCTAAGAAAAAAGGTGAGGAAGATAAAATTGCAGCAGCATTACATACATTGCACGAAGAAGACCCGACATTTATTGTTGCGCATCATCCTGAAACACATCAGACACTTATCAGCGGACAAGGTGAAATGCACCTGAACGTTATCATCAGCAGAATAAAAAGTAAGTTCGGACTTGATGTTGAAGTTGAAGAGCCGAAGATTCCTTACAGAGAAACTATCCGTTCAGTCGTAAAAGATTCCGAGTTCAAATACAAAAAACAATCAGGCGGTCACGGCCAATACGGACACGTTCACATCCGCTTAGAGCCGAATGAAAGAGGCGGCGGTTTTGAATTTATAAATGAAATCGTGGGAGGAGTAATTCCCGGCAAGTTCATTCCCGCAGTTGAAAAAGGAATTCAGGAAGTATTGGTTGACGGAGTTATTGCAGGATATCCTGTTGTAGATGTTAAAGTCGCACTGCACTTCGGTTCATATCATGATGTTGATTCATCCGATATGTCATTCAAAATTGCAGGCGCGCAGGCATTCAGAAAAGGATTTAAAGATGCAAAGCCTGTACTACTCGAGCCGATTTACGATGTTGAAATTGTTTTCCCTGAAGAATTCATGGGCGCAGTTTCAGGCGACATTTCATCGCGCAGAGGAAGAATTGGCGGTATGGAAGCAGAAGGGCACATGCAGTTATTAAAGTGCCAGATGCCGCTCTCAGAAATGGGCGGGTACTCATCAAAGCTCCGTTCACTCACTCAAGGCCGCGGAACATATAGAAGAAAATTCTCACATTACGAAGACGTACCGAAAGAAGTTGAAGTAAAAATTGTTGCCGAGTATGATAAGCTTAAAGCCGAAGGAAACGGATAA
- a CDS encoding methionyl-tRNA formyltransferase: MGTPQFAVPSLDILIKNGHEILSVVTVPDKPKGRGQKLGISEVKQYALDNNLKVLQPVKLRDENFLNELRELQPDLIIVVAFRVLPAVIFDIPKYGIFNLHGSLLPKYRGAAPINWAIINGDKETGVTTFFLKEKVDTGNIILQSKIDISENDTFGEVYDKLSAIGADLVLETVIEIEKGEVKIMEQRDEHSSPAPKIFKEDCKINWRKSSEEIHNFIRGLSPHPTAFSTLDGKIFKIYRTLKTEMKSNSDAGTLVKEEKKLFVNTKDYILEILELQLEGKKRMKAIDFLNGMDMSKEHKLV; the protein is encoded by the coding sequence ATGGGAACTCCGCAGTTTGCAGTTCCCTCACTGGATATATTAATAAAGAACGGTCACGAAATTTTATCCGTCGTAACCGTCCCCGATAAACCTAAAGGCAGAGGCCAGAAACTGGGAATTTCAGAAGTTAAGCAATATGCACTGGATAATAATTTGAAAGTGCTGCAGCCTGTTAAGTTAAGAGACGAAAATTTTCTGAATGAATTGAGAGAGCTTCAGCCTGATTTGATTATTGTGGTTGCATTCAGAGTTTTACCTGCAGTAATATTTGATATTCCGAAGTACGGAATATTTAATCTGCACGGCTCACTGCTGCCGAAGTACAGAGGCGCTGCACCGATTAACTGGGCAATAATTAACGGTGATAAGGAAACGGGAGTAACAACATTTTTCTTAAAAGAAAAAGTAGATACGGGAAACATAATTTTACAGTCGAAGATTGATATAAGTGAGAATGATACTTTCGGAGAAGTTTATGATAAGCTTTCAGCAATCGGCGCTGATTTAGTTCTGGAAACAGTAATAGAAATTGAGAAAGGCGAAGTGAAAATCATGGAGCAGAGAGACGAGCACTCCTCCCCTGCCCCAAAAATTTTTAAAGAAGATTGTAAGATTAACTGGAGAAAGTCATCTGAGGAAATTCATAATTTTATAAGAGGACTCTCACCGCATCCCACGGCATTTTCAACTCTGGATGGAAAGATATTTAAGATATACAGGACATTGAAAACAGAAATGAAATCAAATTCAGATGCAGGTACATTAGTGAAGGAAGAGAAAAAATTATTTGTGAATACGAAAGATTACATCCTTGAGATACTTGAGCTGCAGCTTGAAGGCAAAAAAAGAATGAAGGCAATAGATTTTTTGAATGGAATGGATATGAGTAAGGAACACAAATTGGTATGA